The Trypanosoma brucei gambiense DAL972 chromosome 10, complete sequence genome has a segment encoding these proteins:
- a CDS encoding DNA mismatch repair protein, putative translates to MSDDRDPAVVQAFNGAGGDDTSCLRLFSRASAGCFILGSWASLVAREYVKSTAVLKNWSGVDAVAVNDSITREVIRDCLLRRGVSVEQYDRQTSGGRYVCMRRGSPGHIADFEAMLFAFEDAEIQLMAIGSVVIDDKANRVNGPGGQHVRVGYAALNTTLRTLTYAEYHDTPQLTNLDVLMAQCNLKQLLYSNTDFSMNNTGEKAADSDESREQSDLLRALKQLCERANITLQERGQSNLPHGKQKSRATKRNSTGPNGELLSTLEGILRVPEDRHGLNSFPLASRALESLLESAIDPFDSTNQHTFYLKHVIPSTFMKMDAAAIEALHIIHRKPEARGSMPTSIYSWLNRCTTGMGSRLMQQWLLQPLRSIEDINQRLSLVQIMVESPILRDALITQVLRRCTDMDRLNRKLQRRTVALKDLQSILVFANTVPLAVDVLRTYHGGHDSSLLLKGYVTPLEDISEHLSNLRTLINATVDLSDENTVRINPEFDDDLSFLERQRQNLVKAIEKENHRVLKQCGWTEKQMKCEYHASYGYVFRVPRKDDHQVRTSKEFITVSTAKDGVRFVSGQLSSLSEQYKGITEDYKTRQQVLKKKLVDTVATYLPVLDDAKELLAALDVFAAWALVVKDSSRPMVRPTVRATQSEEVKGNVDNNSDGAILTIVNARHPLVELRQPAFTPNTVQLTNEANALIITGPNMGGKSTFMRSIGVCVALAQAGCFVPADSADIVVRDAIMCRVGATDHLAQGVSTFMVEMLESAAMLNSATQQTLAIVDELGRGTSTYDGFGLAWAIAQEVAVNAKSALLFSTHFHEMTQLAARHTNVRNVHFGADVDTAARTLRFSYQLQPGPCGRSYGLYVAQLAHIPDDVLDSARQKAVELEDFGGDETKNRAQALFSTATPEVVQRVTEYAKRIRELESGEGDGDSREAARRRLCSEIKEDALLSSLVEV, encoded by the coding sequence ATGAGTGACGACCGCGACCCGGCGGTGGTGCAGGCCTTTAATGGTGCCGGTGGCGATGATACTTCCTGCTTGCGGTTGTTCTCGCGTGCATCGGCTGGCTGTTTTATTCTAGGCAGCTGGGCTTCACTCGTGGCGCGTGAATATGTCAAGTCCACTGCCGTTCTGAAGAACTGGAGCGGAGTGGATGCCGTCGCCGTTAATGACAGCATCACCCGCGAAGTCATACGTGACTGCCTGCTTCGACGCGGTGTTTCTGTTGAACAATACGACCGACAGACGAGCGGCGGCAGATATGTTTGCATGCGGCGCGGCTCCCCTGGGCACATTGCAGACTTCGAAGCAATGCTCTTTGCCTTCGAAGACGCAGAGATACAACTCATGGCAATTGGGAGTGTGGTTATTGACGATAAAGCAAATAGGGTTAATGGCCCAGGTGGACAGCACGTTCGGGTGGGTTACGCAGCGCTCAATACAACACTACGGACACTTACGTACGCGGAATATCATGACACACCACAGTTAACAAACCTTGATGTGCTTATGGCGCAGTGTAACCTGAAGCAGCTGCTGTACTCTAACACTGACTTTTCGATGAATAATACGGGTGAGAAGGCTGCAGACTCTGACGAAAGTAGGGAACAGAGTGATTTGTTACGAGCACTCAAGCAGCTCTGTGAACGAGCGAACATTACGCTCCAAGAGCGTGGACAAAGTAATCTACCTCATGGAAAGCAGAAGTCCAGGGCCACGAAGCGTAACAGCACTGGCCCGAATGGAGAGCTACTTAGCACGCTCGAAGGGATTCTTCGCGTGCCGGAAGATAGACATGGTTTAAATAGCTTCCCTCTTGCTTCCAGGGCTTTGGAAAGCCTTCTAGAATCCGCCATAGATCCATTCGATTCCACTAATCAACATACATTTTACCTTAAGCATGTTATCCCTTCTACGTTCATGAAGATGGATGCGGCAGCCATCGAGGCGCTGCATATAATCCACCGAAAGCCAGAGGCACGAGGATCGATGCCAACGTCTATTTACTCGTGGTTGAACCGCTGTACTACGGGTATGGGGTCGCGACTGATGCAGCAGTGGCTACTCCAACCGTTGCGGAGCATCGAAGATATAAATCAACGGCTCTCGCTTGTACAGATAATGGTGGAGAGTCCAATCCTAAGGGATGCGCTGATCACGCAGGTACTGCGGCGCTGCACTGACATGGACAGGTTGAACCGAAAGTTGCAACGCCGCACAGTGGCTCTCAAGGACCTGCAATCTATTCTTGTCTTCGCTAATACTGTACCCCTAGCGGTCGATGTGCTGCGAACATATCACGGCGGGCACGACAGCAGCTTACTTTTGAAGGGATACGTGACACCTCTGGAAGACATTAGCGAGCATCTTTCAAATCTGCGCACGTTGATAAATGCAACCGTTGACTTGTCAGATGAGAATACCGTGCGTATTAACCCTGAATTTGACGATGACCTCAGCTTCCTGGAGCGGCAGCGTCAGAATCTTGTGAAGGcgattgaaaaagaaaaccaccGTGTGCTGAAACAGTGCGGATGGActgaaaaacaaatgaagtgtGAATATCACGCTAGTTACGGTTATGTGTTTCGCGTTCCTCGGAAAGATGACCACCAGGTGCGCACGAGCAAAGAGTTCATAACGGTAAGCACGGCAAAGGATGGCGTACGGTTCGTATCCGGGCAATTATCATCGCTGAGCGAGCAGTATAAGGGCATTACTGAGGACTACAAGACACGTCAGCAGGTCCTCAAAAAAAAGCTCGTTGATACTGTAGCTACATACCTCCCGGTCCTTGATGATGCGAAAGAGCTACTTGCAGCATTGGATGTGTTCGCGGCGTGGGCACTCGTAGTGAAGGATTCGTCGCGGCCGATGGTGCGTCCCACCGTGAGGGCAACACAGAGTGAGGAGGTGAAAGGAAACGTTGACAACAACAGCGATGGTGCTATTTTGACCATTGTGAACGCCCGACACCCCCTTGTTGAACTGCGGCAGCCCGCCTTCACACCGAATACTGTACAACTTACCAACGAGGCCAATGCCCTTATAATAACTGGGCCAAATATGGGAGGTAAGTCAACTTTCATGAGGAGCATTGGTGTTTGTGTCGCACTCGCCCAAGCTGGGTGCTTTGTTCCCGCGGATTCAGCGGATATTGTTGTCCGTGACGCGATCATGTGCCGTGTTGGCGCGACAGACCACCTTGCGCAAGGAGTTTCTACCTTCATGGTGGAAATGCTCGAGTCCGCGGCTATGCTCAACTCCGCCACCCAACAGACTCTGGCCATTGTAGATGAACTGGGCCGGGGGACGTCAACGTACGATGGATTCGGTCTTGCCTGGGCCATTGCACAGGAGGTGGCAGTCAACGCAAAGTCTGCACTTCTCTTTTCAACTCATTTCCACGAAATGACACAACTTGCGGCCCGACATACAAACGTGCGGAACGTTCATTTCGGCGCTGATGTGGATACTGCCGCTCGGACCTTACGTTTCTCTTACCAACTTCAACCAGGGCCATGCGGGCGCAGCTACGGATTGTACGTGGCGCAACTCGCGCACATTCCCGACGACGTGCTCGATTCCGCGCGGCAGAAGGCTGTGGAGTTGGAGGATTTCGGGGGAGACGAAACCAAGAACCGCGCTCAGGCGCTCTTTTCCACCGCCACGCCGGAGGTTGTGCAACGGGTGACGGAGTATGCAAAGCGCATCCGCGAGTTGGAAAGTGGGGAGGGCGACGGTGACTCGAGGGAGGCTGCCCGTCGCCGGCTGTGCAGCGAGATTAAGGAAGATGCATTGTTGTCGTCATTGGTGGAGGTGTGA